The proteins below are encoded in one region of Neisseriales bacterium:
- the ileS gene encoding isoleucine--tRNA ligase, protein MNIDYTTTINLMDTTFPMRANLAQREPEWVKKWQKQGRYQHLRQLALGRPKFILHDGPPYANGSIHIGHAVNKVLKDIVIRSKTIAGFDAPYIPGWDCHGLPIELAIEKIYGKAMPADQFRQRCREYATQQIAKQKQDFIRLGICGDWDHPYITMDFLTEANTVRTLSRVYQAGYLGQGEKPVHWCIECISALAETEVEYAPHTTIALDVAFRVQEPAKLAKAFGIPQPNQACFAVIWTTTPWTLPANQAVAVHAELIYQLISINNNTCWIVAKALVDITCQRCGIERYDLIAEAMGSELEHLVLQHPFYQRTVPIICGSHVTTDAGTGLVHTAPVHGTEDFLVGLKYHLPLHNPLDASGCYKPDVELFAGLSVRQVDQTIIDTLQKQHTLIHQAKITHSYPHCWRHHTPLLFRTTKQWFIHMDKLGSQKTTLRTTLKQVAQAIQFFPDSGKIRLRSTIDSRPDWCISRQRQWGIPIPFFVRRHTQTLHPNSEALLEQVAQLIEKEGIEAWFKLDPKTLLGDEADLYQKSPDILDVWFDSGSTHMTVLQERPELTWPADLYLEGSDQHRGWFQTSLIIGSAILKKAPYRQLLTHGFVVDSKGNKMSKSLGNVISPQKINDSLGADILRLWIASTDYSGEIAVSDEILQQATESYRRIRNTIRFLLANLSDFNPTEQSIQLDQMIELDRYMLIVSELLQEKVLTHYERYTFHFAVQELVHYCSEDLGAFYLDIIKDRLYTMQKNSLGRRSAQTVLYHITHSLLLLMSPILTFTAEEAWETLVQDDQDSTLFHTTYIFPKQSPGERQILLDKWQAIRAFREVVHKALENQRQVGHIGSSLQAEVQVIAPKTLYSFLSSLQDELQFALIVSQVSIIMGDTLTLHVLPSQHNKCARCWHFHPSVGQSTTYPTLCNRCQSNVYGQGEIRRHA, encoded by the coding sequence GTGAATATAGATTACACAACCACCATCAATTTGATGGATACAACCTTTCCCATGCGTGCTAACTTAGCGCAACGGGAGCCGGAGTGGGTTAAAAAATGGCAAAAACAAGGCCGCTATCAACATTTGCGTCAGCTGGCTCTTGGTAGACCAAAATTTATTTTGCATGATGGCCCCCCTTACGCTAATGGCTCTATCCACATAGGGCATGCTGTCAATAAAGTGCTCAAAGATATCGTGATTCGCTCAAAAACGATTGCTGGTTTTGATGCGCCTTACATACCTGGCTGGGACTGCCATGGATTACCGATTGAGCTGGCTATTGAAAAAATATATGGTAAAGCTATGCCTGCCGATCAATTTCGTCAACGATGTCGCGAATATGCTACCCAGCAAATCGCCAAACAAAAGCAGGATTTTATTCGGTTGGGTATTTGTGGGGATTGGGATCACCCTTATATCACGATGGATTTTTTAACAGAGGCTAATACCGTACGAACCTTGAGTAGGGTTTATCAAGCAGGTTACTTGGGACAGGGAGAAAAACCCGTACATTGGTGTATCGAATGCATCTCAGCACTAGCTGAGACAGAAGTGGAATACGCCCCACATACCACCATTGCCCTTGATGTCGCATTTCGGGTACAAGAACCTGCCAAATTAGCCAAAGCATTTGGTATTCCGCAACCCAATCAAGCTTGTTTTGCGGTAATTTGGACAACAACACCTTGGACATTGCCAGCAAATCAGGCCGTTGCGGTGCACGCTGAATTAATCTATCAATTAATTAGCATCAACAATAATACTTGCTGGATAGTAGCTAAAGCACTGGTTGATATAACCTGTCAACGCTGTGGCATTGAACGATACGACCTCATAGCAGAGGCAATGGGTAGTGAACTAGAGCATCTAGTATTGCAGCACCCTTTTTATCAGCGAACCGTGCCCATCATATGCGGTTCACATGTTACAACCGATGCGGGAACAGGCCTTGTCCATACTGCTCCTGTTCATGGCACAGAAGATTTTCTTGTTGGACTAAAATATCACTTGCCACTTCATAATCCCTTGGATGCAAGCGGATGCTACAAACCTGATGTGGAATTGTTCGCTGGCTTGTCGGTTAGGCAAGTTGATCAAACAATTATTGATACACTTCAAAAACAGCATACTTTGATTCATCAAGCAAAAATCACGCATAGTTATCCACATTGCTGGCGCCATCACACCCCGCTTTTGTTTCGTACAACAAAACAATGGTTTATCCACATGGATAAACTGGGGTCACAAAAAACCACGTTACGTACAACACTAAAGCAAGTAGCCCAAGCAATACAATTTTTTCCTGATTCAGGCAAAATACGCCTTAGATCTACGATTGATTCGCGACCCGACTGGTGTATATCGAGGCAGCGACAATGGGGGATTCCGATACCATTTTTCGTGCGCCGCCACACCCAAACACTGCACCCGAATTCCGAGGCACTACTTGAACAAGTTGCGCAATTGATCGAAAAAGAAGGTATTGAGGCATGGTTCAAACTTGACCCCAAAACCTTGCTCGGAGATGAGGCTGATCTATACCAAAAATCCCCTGATATTTTAGATGTGTGGTTTGATTCAGGATCAACCCATATGACTGTCTTACAGGAAAGACCTGAACTGACTTGGCCTGCTGATTTATATTTGGAAGGCTCTGATCAGCATCGTGGTTGGTTTCAAACCTCCTTAATTATTGGTAGCGCTATCCTTAAAAAAGCCCCTTATCGTCAACTACTCACCCACGGTTTTGTGGTCGATAGCAAGGGCAATAAAATGTCCAAATCGCTCGGGAATGTCATCTCACCCCAAAAAATCAATGATTCGTTGGGGGCAGATATTTTGCGTCTATGGATCGCATCGACCGATTACTCAGGCGAGATAGCGGTTTCAGATGAAATCTTGCAGCAGGCAACCGAAAGTTATCGAAGGATACGAAATACCATCCGATTTTTGTTAGCTAACCTATCCGACTTTAACCCAACCGAGCAATCAATACAGCTGGATCAGATGATCGAATTAGATCGCTATATGTTAATTGTCTCAGAACTGTTGCAGGAAAAGGTTCTTACTCATTACGAGCGCTACACGTTTCATTTTGCTGTACAAGAACTGGTACACTATTGCTCAGAAGATTTAGGGGCTTTTTATTTAGATATCATCAAAGATCGCCTCTATACCATGCAGAAAAATAGCCTGGGTCGGCGTTCGGCACAAACTGTGCTTTACCATATCACACATAGTCTATTACTATTAATGAGCCCTATTTTAACCTTCACTGCAGAAGAAGCATGGGAGACGCTTGTACAAGACGATCAAGATAGCACTTTGTTCCACACGACTTACATTTTTCCTAAGCAATCTCCTGGCGAGCGACAAATTTTGCTTGATAAATGGCAGGCCATCCGCGCTTTTCGTGAAGTAGTACATAAAGCACTTGAAAATCAGCGTCAAGTCGGCCATATCGGCTCTTCCTTGCAAGCCGAAGTGCAAGTGATTGCTCCCAAAACGTTATACTCCTTTTTATCTAGCCTACAGGATGAATTGCAATTCGCACTCATCGTCTCGCAAGTTAGTATCATCATGGGAGATACATTAACCCTGCATGTCCTACCTAGTCAGCATAATAAATGTGCCCGTTGTTGGCATTTTCATCCATCCGTTGGTCAATCTACTACATACCCAACACTGTGCAATCGTTGCCAGAGCAATGTATATGGTCAAGGAGAAATACGTCGCCATGCCTAA
- a CDS encoding bifunctional riboflavin kinase/FAD synthetase, with the protein MQVIFLPFQDTQKLPSCALSIGNFDGVHHGHRALLRCLRKEADKRGLPASLLTFEPHSKSPFNKLSQLSTLRDKLTLLSQTNLLDQVFVCRFTKQFAALRADHFVRHILIDTLKTRYILIGEDFHFGAQRLGNVTHLMQYASFTTETMPTVLMNGERVSSSLVRLTLAKGDLAYASQLLEQPYQITGKIAYGRQFGQQLGFPTANIYLTSNQPVLEGVFIVESEGAFGKQYGVANLGKSPTVHSNTQYKLETHLLNHSSSLYGQRMTVYFIKKLRDEKRFQTIDALVTQIQEDVRQAKIYWELA; encoded by the coding sequence ATGCAGGTTATTTTTTTACCCTTTCAGGACACGCAAAAATTGCCAAGCTGTGCGTTGAGCATCGGTAATTTCGATGGCGTACATCACGGACATAGAGCATTACTGCGATGCTTGAGAAAAGAGGCCGATAAAAGGGGTTTGCCCGCCAGTCTTTTGACCTTTGAGCCCCACTCAAAAAGTCCATTTAATAAGCTTTCTCAACTCTCTACATTGCGTGACAAACTAACTTTGTTATCGCAAACAAACTTGCTTGATCAGGTATTTGTCTGTCGCTTCACTAAGCAATTTGCCGCATTGCGTGCTGACCATTTTGTACGTCATATACTAATCGATACACTCAAAACCCGTTATATACTAATTGGTGAAGATTTTCATTTTGGCGCCCAACGGCTTGGTAATGTAACACACTTGATGCAGTACGCATCATTTACAACAGAAACCATGCCAACGGTACTCATGAATGGAGAACGAGTTTCTAGTTCTTTGGTTCGCCTAACATTAGCCAAGGGTGATTTAGCTTACGCTTCACAACTACTGGAACAGCCTTACCAAATTACTGGAAAAATTGCTTATGGTCGCCAATTTGGCCAACAACTAGGATTTCCAACCGCAAATATTTATTTAACCAGCAATCAGCCCGTATTGGAAGGCGTATTTATTGTTGAATCAGAAGGTGCATTTGGCAAACAATATGGCGTGGCTAATCTTGGCAAAAGCCCAACTGTACACAGCAACACACAATATAAATTGGAAACGCATCTTTTGAACCATTCCAGTTCACTGTACGGTCAACGCATGACCGTATATTTTATTAAAAAATTGCGTGATGAAAAACGTTTTCAGACCATTGATGCGCTGGTAACACAAATACAAGAGGATGTGCGACAAGCAAAAATTTACTGGGAATTAGCATAA
- a CDS encoding ABC-F family ATPase, with translation MLSVNDIKVQFGAHVLFEKISLKFNAGCRYGLIGANGSGKSTFIKVLAGDLVPIDGQVIVEPNIRIGKLRQDQFAFEDQSVLHVVMQGHQEMWQAMSERDAIYANPSASEADYLHAAELEEKFASYGGYAAEAKIGELLSGVGITLPAQQGLMRHIAPGWKLRVLLAQALFSNPDILLLDEPTNHLDINTIRWLEETLNNYGAMMVIISHDRHFLNAVCTHIMDLDYQTIGIYPGNYDDYMLASTQSRTQQLALNAKAKEQIQTLQSFVARFSANKSKARQATSRVKQVEKIKSSMIMIKPSTRQYPFIRFEVDKHHPLHRQAVEIKQLSQAFDKPLFCQLNLMLKAGQRLAIIGPNGSGKSTLVKLLYSAWHAASIPPILADTGTIQWSEKAVVGYYPQDHEKDFQSAMTLIDWMRQWGTQQDEQNIRSTLGKLLFSGDEANKSVQVLSGGEKGRMLYGKLMLQQPNVLIMDEPTNHMDMESIESLNIALEKYAGTLIFVSHDRQFVASLATQILELDGTSRYHYHLGNYDSYLAKQGIGR, from the coding sequence GTGTTAAGCGTCAATGACATTAAAGTGCAGTTTGGTGCCCATGTCTTATTTGAAAAAATTTCTCTTAAATTCAATGCAGGTTGTCGATACGGGCTCATCGGTGCAAATGGCTCAGGTAAATCCACCTTTATAAAGGTCTTAGCAGGCGATCTTGTACCCATTGATGGGCAAGTTATCGTCGAACCGAATATAAGAATTGGTAAACTACGTCAGGATCAATTCGCCTTTGAGGATCAATCCGTCCTGCATGTTGTCATGCAAGGCCATCAAGAAATGTGGCAAGCTATGTCCGAGCGTGATGCTATTTACGCCAATCCAAGCGCCTCAGAAGCTGATTACTTGCACGCTGCAGAACTTGAGGAAAAATTCGCATCCTACGGTGGCTATGCTGCTGAAGCTAAAATCGGTGAACTATTATCTGGTGTAGGCATTACTTTACCAGCACAGCAAGGGCTCATGCGTCATATCGCGCCTGGTTGGAAGCTTCGCGTGCTCTTGGCGCAAGCTTTATTTTCTAACCCCGATATCTTACTGTTAGATGAACCTACCAATCACCTAGATATCAATACCATTCGCTGGCTAGAAGAAACCCTGAACAATTATGGTGCCATGATGGTCATCATTTCCCATGATCGCCACTTTCTTAATGCGGTTTGTACTCATATCATGGATTTAGATTATCAAACTATTGGGATATATCCCGGTAACTATGATGATTACATGCTAGCGAGCACACAATCTCGTACACAGCAATTAGCACTCAATGCCAAAGCAAAGGAACAAATTCAAACCTTACAAAGCTTTGTTGCGCGCTTCTCAGCCAATAAATCCAAAGCACGACAAGCAACAAGTCGCGTTAAACAAGTTGAAAAAATAAAATCTAGCATGATCATGATCAAACCCTCCACCCGTCAATACCCTTTTATTCGTTTTGAGGTTGATAAGCATCATCCATTGCATAGACAAGCAGTTGAAATCAAACAATTAAGTCAAGCCTTTGATAAACCCCTCTTTTGCCAACTTAATCTCATGCTCAAGGCAGGTCAGCGACTCGCCATTATCGGCCCGAATGGCTCGGGTAAATCAACACTTGTTAAATTGTTATATAGTGCATGGCATGCGGCAAGCATACCACCCATTTTGGCAGATACAGGTACCATTCAATGGTCAGAAAAGGCTGTAGTAGGCTACTATCCACAGGATCACGAAAAAGATTTCCAATCCGCTATGACCCTGATTGATTGGATGCGACAATGGGGTACACAACAAGACGAGCAAAACATTCGCAGTACATTGGGTAAACTGCTTTTTTCTGGTGATGAGGCCAATAAATCCGTCCAAGTACTTTCCGGCGGCGAAAAAGGTAGGATGTTATATGGCAAACTCATGTTGCAACAACCCAACGTGCTAATTATGGATGAACCCACAAATCATATGGATATGGAATCGATTGAATCCCTCAATATCGCTCTTGAAAAATATGCTGGGACACTTATCTTTGTATCCCATGATCGTCAGTTTGTAGCTTCGTTAGCTACACAAATTTTGGAACTAGATGGTACAAGTCGGTATCATTATCATTTGGGCAACTATGACAGTTACCTTGCTAAACAGGGCATCGGCAGGTAA
- a CDS encoding 4-hydroxy-tetrahydrodipicolinate synthase translates to MLTGSIVALITPMQQNGQIDYVALKRLIDWHIVQGTDGIVLGGTTGESVVLEDEEYRAVIEFVVQHINGRIPVIVGAGGNSTHATIRRVQQAKEAGAQSVLSVVPYYNKPNQEGIYQHFACIADAVKIPLILYNVPSRTASDIQNETVLRLAQIPNIVGLKDATANLARACELMALVPKDFALYSGDDATAMAFILCGGHGAVSVCANIVPHAFRKMCHAALSGEINLARQQDSDLRVLYEQLFMETNPSPVKWALHEMGFIENVMRLPLIPISPHLVAKLTYTLRRMNLIKL, encoded by the coding sequence ATGTTAACGGGTAGCATCGTAGCACTTATAACACCCATGCAGCAAAATGGGCAGATTGATTATGTGGCATTAAAGCGTTTAATTGATTGGCATATTGTTCAGGGTACAGATGGTATTGTATTAGGGGGTACTACTGGAGAATCTGTAGTACTAGAAGACGAGGAATATAGGGCAGTTATCGAATTTGTTGTACAGCATATTAATGGTCGCATTCCAGTTATTGTGGGGGCGGGTGGTAATTCAACGCATGCGACTATTCGGCGTGTACAGCAAGCCAAAGAAGCTGGAGCACAATCTGTTTTATCGGTTGTACCCTACTATAATAAGCCAAATCAAGAAGGTATTTATCAACATTTTGCATGTATTGCCGACGCTGTTAAAATACCCCTTATCCTCTATAACGTACCGAGTCGCACAGCATCGGATATTCAAAACGAAACTGTGTTGCGTTTAGCGCAAATTCCCAATATCGTCGGTTTGAAAGACGCAACAGCCAATTTAGCAAGGGCTTGTGAGTTGATGGCATTAGTGCCGAAGGATTTTGCGTTATATTCGGGTGATGATGCTACAGCGATGGCTTTTATACTCTGTGGTGGACATGGCGCTGTTTCTGTTTGCGCGAATATAGTTCCTCATGCTTTTCGAAAGATGTGCCATGCTGCTTTGTCAGGTGAGATTAACTTGGCGCGCCAGCAAGATAGCGATTTGAGAGTACTTTATGAGCAGCTTTTTATGGAAACCAATCCATCGCCTGTCAAATGGGCACTACACGAGATGGGTTTTATTGAAAACGTGATGCGACTGCCATTGATACCGATTTCGCCACACCTCGTAGCTAAACTAACGTATACATTGCGTCGCATGAATCTTATTAAATTGTAA
- a CDS encoding oxygen-independent coproporphyrinogen III oxidase-like protein produces MTPFTDSHCLPPLSLYVHIPWCIKKCPYCDFNSHAISSHHVDDQAYVDSLLQDLLFALPSIDHRPIVSIFIGGGTPSLLSCQALEQLLLGIQKYCHLIPNIEITLEANPGTVDQSRFQRFAQAGVTRLSLGIQSFSNRCLQSLGRIHNNLAAHRAVDCALSYFKKVNIDLMYALPHQTITEALLDIKTALASGVSHISAYQLTIEPHTPFGCAPPKDLPNHDQSDAIAKAIHQQLRLAKFAHYEISAFAQNHHYCQHNLNYWQFGDYVGIGAGAHSKLTTKHGILRTMRYQHPKTYARQVSNKTPIQSQHHIAPNQLKIEFMMNALRLTAGFAPTLFTQRTGLPFSVLSGALDEAKRQGLAIVNSSLIKPSTRGRKFLNDLLLLFMSSSS; encoded by the coding sequence ATGACACCGTTTACCGACTCGCACTGTCTACCTCCTTTATCGTTATATGTGCATATCCCTTGGTGTATCAAAAAATGCCCTTATTGCGATTTTAATTCCCATGCCATTTCGAGCCATCATGTTGATGACCAAGCCTATGTCGATAGCCTACTGCAAGATCTTTTGTTTGCCTTACCAAGCATTGATCATAGACCAATTGTGAGTATTTTTATCGGAGGCGGAACACCCAGTTTGCTTTCTTGCCAAGCACTTGAACAATTGCTCTTAGGTATACAAAAATATTGCCACTTAATACCTAATATCGAAATTACTTTAGAAGCCAATCCTGGTACTGTAGACCAAAGTCGTTTTCAGCGCTTTGCTCAAGCTGGTGTGACAAGACTCTCCCTTGGTATACAAAGTTTTTCCAACCGTTGCCTACAAAGCTTGGGTCGCATTCATAACAACCTTGCAGCACATCGTGCAGTAGATTGCGCATTGTCTTATTTTAAAAAAGTCAATATTGATTTAATGTACGCTTTGCCTCACCAAACCATAACAGAAGCTTTGTTGGATATAAAAACTGCACTGGCATCAGGCGTTAGCCATATTTCAGCCTATCAACTGACTATTGAACCACATACACCTTTTGGTTGTGCACCACCCAAAGATTTACCGAATCACGATCAATCCGATGCGATTGCTAAAGCCATACATCAACAGCTTCGGCTTGCTAAGTTTGCGCATTATGAAATTTCAGCTTTTGCCCAAAATCACCATTACTGCCAGCATAATCTCAATTATTGGCAGTTTGGAGACTATGTGGGTATTGGTGCTGGTGCGCATAGCAAACTGACAACAAAGCATGGTATTTTGCGTACTATGCGCTATCAGCATCCAAAAACCTATGCCAGACAGGTTTCCAATAAAACACCTATTCAGTCACAACATCATATTGCTCCAAACCAGCTTAAAATCGAATTTATGATGAATGCTTTACGATTGACAGCTGGTTTTGCGCCCACTCTATTTACACAGCGAACTGGTTTACCGTTTAGTGTGCTAAGCGGTGCTTTAGATGAAGCCAAACGACAAGGTTTAGCTATAGTCAATTCAAGCCTGATCAAGCCCAGTACACGAGGTAGAAAGTTTTTGAATGATCTCTTGCTCTTATTTATGTCTTCGTCATCATAA
- the rdgB gene encoding RdgB/HAM1 family non-canonical purine NTP pyrophosphatase, whose translation MKRIILASNNPHKIKECQALLAPLALQLIPQNQQHIPPADEPYSTFIENALHKARQASRITGLPALSDDSGLCVRALHGLPGIHSARFAGEPPSDAANNQLLIEKMRGVTKRDGYFYCMLTLVRYPDDPAPVIAEGIWFGQIATVLQGDKGFGYDPLFYLPHLKLTAAQLDPTNKNRLSHRAQAFKKLLAQSHLFLPVK comes from the coding sequence ATGAAGAGGATAATCCTTGCCAGTAATAACCCACACAAAATCAAAGAATGCCAGGCACTATTGGCACCACTTGCTCTACAATTAATACCGCAAAATCAGCAACATATACCGCCTGCCGACGAACCTTATAGTACTTTTATTGAAAATGCACTGCATAAAGCAAGGCAAGCCAGCCGTATAACGGGTTTACCTGCACTGTCGGATGACTCTGGGTTATGTGTACGCGCTTTACATGGATTACCGGGCATCCACTCGGCAAGATTTGCAGGAGAACCACCTTCAGATGCTGCAAATAATCAGTTATTGATTGAAAAAATGCGTGGAGTCACAAAACGTGATGGCTATTTCTACTGCATGTTGACCCTTGTACGATACCCTGATGATCCTGCACCTGTCATAGCAGAAGGCATATGGTTCGGCCAAATAGCCACGGTTTTACAAGGCGATAAGGGCTTTGGCTACGACCCTTTATTTTATTTACCACATTTAAAATTAACCGCTGCACAGTTAGACCCAACTAACAAGAATCGCCTCAGTCATCGTGCACAAGCGTTCAAAAAATTACTAGCACAATCTCATTTATTCTTACCCGTTAAATGA
- the ftsY gene encoding signal recognition particle-docking protein FtsY, with amino-acid sequence MECYILGSLLTNNTWAQQLKKGLLKTRQGFGRALSDLLSAHRIDMTSYEQLKNILLATDMGLDAAEYLLSVSKQQAVHNTQQLIQALSDALFTLIHPLEQPLDVTAHQPFVVMMVGVNGAGKTTSIGKLAKYFKDQQKTVLLGAADTFRAAAYEQLVKWATLSDIPVVSKVDGDAAAVCYDAIATACAQHIDVVFIDTAGRLSTQKHLMDEIKKVKKVAQKVLSHAPHEILLTLDANTGLNSLSQAKAFDEALGVTGLVLTKLDGTAKGGIIAAMAQQKPIPLRFIGLGEGVGDIRPFIARDYVDALFENGNGAL; translated from the coding sequence GTGGAATGTTATATTTTGGGATCCCTATTAACAAACAATACTTGGGCTCAACAACTCAAGAAAGGATTGCTGAAGACGCGGCAAGGTTTTGGCCGTGCTTTGTCTGATTTATTGAGTGCGCATCGCATAGATATGACATCCTATGAACAGCTCAAAAATATATTATTAGCTACCGATATGGGGTTAGATGCAGCGGAGTATTTATTGTCAGTATCCAAACAACAAGCGGTGCATAATACACAGCAATTGATACAGGCTTTATCTGACGCTTTATTTACTTTGATTCATCCGCTGGAACAGCCGCTTGATGTAACTGCCCATCAACCTTTTGTGGTGATGATGGTTGGTGTGAATGGTGCTGGCAAAACCACTTCTATTGGTAAACTGGCCAAATATTTTAAAGACCAACAAAAAACGGTATTACTCGGTGCTGCCGATACGTTCCGAGCAGCAGCCTACGAACAACTGGTTAAGTGGGCAACGTTAAGCGATATTCCTGTTGTCAGTAAAGTGGATGGGGATGCGGCTGCTGTATGTTATGACGCTATTGCAACAGCTTGTGCACAGCATATTGATGTCGTATTCATTGATACGGCTGGTCGATTGTCTACACAAAAGCATCTGATGGATGAAATCAAAAAAGTCAAGAAGGTTGCCCAAAAGGTATTATCTCATGCGCCACATGAAATATTATTGACGTTGGATGCTAATACGGGATTAAATTCACTGTCTCAAGCTAAGGCATTTGATGAAGCCCTCGGGGTAACTGGATTGGTGCTAACAAAATTGGATGGTACGGCAAAAGGCGGTATCATTGCTGCTATGGCACAACAAAAGCCCATTCCACTGCGTTTTATTGGGTTGGGGGAAGGTGTCGGTGATATACGTCCTTTTATTGCGCGTGACTATGTGGATGCTTTATTTGAAAATGGAAATGGTGCCTTATGA
- the ftsE gene encoding cell division ATP-binding protein FtsE: MIQFEQVSKHYSDRIQALNMLSFSIASGEMVFIAGHSGAGKSTLLKLVAAIERPTSGQITVNGYNISKATDAQLCFVRQHIGVVFQDHKILFDRNVSDNVMLPLDIVGIGRKEAKRRVQAALDKVNLLGKEKVAPIQLSGGEQQRLCIARAVVHRPAILLADEPSANLDRDCALDIMELLQSFHQSGVTVLISAHDETLMEDYGRRILRLKAGQFIT, from the coding sequence ATGATTCAGTTTGAGCAAGTCAGCAAGCATTATTCGGATCGCATACAGGCGTTAAATATGCTCAGTTTCTCAATTGCGAGTGGGGAAATGGTATTTATCGCTGGGCACTCCGGTGCTGGTAAATCAACATTATTAAAATTGGTCGCAGCAATTGAGCGCCCAACAAGTGGTCAAATTACTGTCAACGGCTACAACATCAGTAAGGCAACTGATGCACAACTTTGCTTTGTGCGCCAGCATATTGGTGTGGTATTTCAAGACCACAAAATATTGTTTGACCGCAATGTTTCTGATAACGTCATGCTACCACTTGATATTGTTGGGATAGGGCGTAAAGAGGCTAAACGTAGAGTGCAGGCAGCTTTAGATAAGGTGAATTTATTAGGCAAAGAAAAAGTGGCACCGATTCAGTTGTCTGGCGGCGAGCAACAGCGGTTATGCATTGCGCGTGCTGTAGTGCATCGCCCGGCGATTTTGCTGGCGGATGAGCCTTCAGCTAATCTTGATCGTGACTGCGCGCTAGATATTATGGAGCTGCTACAATCTTTTCATCAGTCTGGCGTAACGGTGTTGATTTCAGCCCATGACGAAACATTGATGGAAGACTATGGTCGGCGTATTTTGCGATTGAAAGCCGGACAGTTTATTACCTAA
- a CDS encoding FtsX-like permease family protein, with translation MKYYIYLHARSAKDAFVKIVHQPFSSLLSLATLSLALLLPLMLYAVVASVQDYAPRMAASPQITLFMDLSADDVALGSVHQQLKQHRLVARYIFISKDQALAELESHDDISGLRDILPDNPLPDAFVVTPTVTDLQSLSSLQKTLSNLPGVHQAQFDMRWAQRFYELIKLGHRAVLLFALVFGAAVVLITYNIIYMQILGKKEEIVVSKLIGASDHFIRRAFFYHACWQALLAALIAWLGTLWVAGAVNPVIHHFASLYHEKILLRPLYFDELTLFILLTVALTVLGARLAVGQHLRQLKAH, from the coding sequence ATTAAATATTATATTTATTTGCATGCACGCAGTGCTAAAGACGCATTTGTTAAGATTGTTCATCAGCCATTCAGTTCTTTATTGTCACTTGCTACATTGTCGTTAGCGTTGCTATTGCCACTGATGCTTTATGCTGTGGTTGCCAGTGTGCAGGATTATGCACCACGCATGGCCGCCTCACCACAAATTACGTTGTTCATGGATCTTTCTGCTGACGACGTGGCTTTGGGATCTGTTCATCAACAACTCAAGCAACATCGTTTGGTGGCACGTTATATATTTATTAGCAAAGACCAGGCGCTGGCTGAACTAGAGAGCCATGACGATATATCAGGTCTGAGGGACATATTACCTGATAATCCCTTACCCGATGCGTTCGTGGTTACCCCCACTGTTACAGATTTGCAAAGTTTGTCATCATTGCAAAAAACCTTATCGAATTTGCCGGGTGTGCACCAAGCACAATTTGATATGCGCTGGGCACAACGGTTTTATGAGCTCATTAAACTGGGTCATCGTGCCGTATTACTTTTTGCTTTGGTTTTTGGTGCGGCTGTTGTGTTGATTACTTACAATATTATTTACATGCAAATTTTGGGTAAAAAGGAGGAAATTGTTGTATCCAAATTGATTGGAGCTAGCGATCACTTTATCCGCCGAGCCTTTTTTTATCACGCATGTTGGCAAGCGTTATTGGCTGCTCTTATCGCTTGGCTTGGCACCTTATGGGTTGCAGGAGCAGTGAATCCGGTGATTCATCATTTTGCTTCTCTATACCATGAAAAAATACTGCTACGCCCATTGTATTTTGACGAATTGACCCTATTTATTTTACTGACGGTTGCGCTGACTGTTTTGGGTGCACGCCTCGCGGTTGGTCAACATTTACGCCAACTAAAAGCCCACTAA